Proteins encoded within one genomic window of Solanum stenotomum isolate F172 unplaced genomic scaffold, ASM1918654v1 scaffold23477, whole genome shotgun sequence:
- the LOC125851212 gene encoding uncharacterized protein LOC125851212, with translation MPLTKFLQTKSILIYEIPREIVIPPTHVVEIFIASMLRVESVIGMLMYKRPYIMSILACTDSKALQVMSTLKGCIQKENCGKECPFNTKWHRNLKEVISCSGISEEGMAASRWYLWLKSTSVIDQVNNFVLKWKDEA, from the exons ATGCCATTGACTAAATTCTTGCAGACCAAAAGCATACTTATTTATGAAATTCCAAGAGAAATTGTTATTCCACCAACCCATGTTGTCGAGATATTCATTGCATCCATGCTGCGTGTTGAATCGGTCATTGGAATGTTAATGTACAAGCGTCCCTATATCATGTCCATACTTGCATGTACAGATAGCAAAGCACTGCAG GTGATGTCTACACTAAAAGGGTGTATACAAAAGGAAAATTGTGGTAAAGAATGTCCATTCAATACCAAGTGGCATCGTAACTTAAAAGAAGTCATCAGTTGTAGTGGGATATCTGAAGAGGGAATGGCTGCCTCCAGGTGGTATCTATGGTTGAAATCCACATCTGTAATTGACCAAGTGAATAATTTCGTGTTAAAATGGAAAGATGAAGCCTAG